The following proteins come from a genomic window of Populus nigra chromosome 6, ddPopNigr1.1, whole genome shotgun sequence:
- the LOC133696144 gene encoding ultraviolet-B receptor UVR8-like isoform X2, with amino-acid sequence MRDWFLCGVIYRVLCRKGRLFRLRLLSGRRCMRGRMFVVAVAVSPWPFLETPEAFPLPTEASIVEAAAGWAHCVAATDTGEVYTWGWKECIPSGKVFGDPSGAGGSAKDAFERQNLFFTEQVSPRSQGSRSSSGSGTLSGVDGRGSGDESTKRRRIASAKQAAESSSAGDETLSALPCLVTLNPGVRVATVAAGGRHTLALSDIGQVWGWGYGGEGQLGLGSRIRMVSSPHPIPCIDSAYGKDRAVVLSRGGMTSEGQSFRVPGSHVKGIACGGRHSAVITDAGALLTFGWGLYGQCGQGSTDDELSPTCVSSLLGIRIEAVAAGLWHTVCVSADGDVYSFGGNQFGQLGTGGDQAETLPRLLEAPSLENIHAKTVSCGARHSAIITEDGKVFCWGWNKYGQLGLGDVIDRNIPSQVTIDGCVPKTVACGWWHTLLLAESPT; translated from the exons ATGAGAGATTGGTTTTTATGTGGGGTTATTTACCGGGTGCTTTGCCGCAAAGGTCGCCTATTTCGTCTCCGCTTGCTGTCAGGTCGACGGTGTATGCGTGGAAGGATGTTTGTGGTGGCGGTTGCGGTTTCGCCATGGCCATTTCTG gaAACTCCCGAGGCTTTCCCTCTCCCAACTGAGGCTTCCATTGTAGAAGCTGCTGCTGGTTGGGCGCATTGTGTAGCAGCTACAG ACACTGGAGAAGTCTATACATGGGGTTGGAAAGAATGTATTCCCTCAGGGAAAGTCTTTGGAGATCCATCAGGGGCGGGAGGATCAGCAAAGGATGCGTTTGAAAGACAGAATCTGTTTTTTACAGAACAAG TCAGCCCTCGCTCGCAAGGTTCGAGGTCTAGCAGTGGAAGTGGAACCTTGTCTGGGGTTGATGGTAGAGGAAGTGGAGATGAAAGTACAAAGAGGCGGAGAATAGCATCAGCAAAACAAGCAGCCGAAAGCTCATCTGCCGGAGATGAAACACTCTCAGCATTGCCATGCCTAGTAACTCTTAACCCGGGAGTGAGGGTTGCCACTGTTGCTGCTGGCGGGCGCCACACTTTAGCATTGTCAG ATATAGGACAGGTGTGGGGTTGGGGCTATGGTGGCGAAGGGCAGCTTGGTTTGGGCTCCCGGATACGTATGGTGTCCTCTCCTCATCCCATACCTTGCATTGACTCTGCTTACGGAAAAGATAGAGCTGTAGTGCTTTCTCGAGGGGGCATGACTTCAGAGGGACAGAGTTTTAGAGTTCCTGGAAGTCATGTTAAGGGGATTGCTTGTGGAGGTCGACACAGTGCGGTAATTACAG ATGCTGGAGCACTGCTTACTTTTGGCTGGGGACTTTATGgacag tgtGGTCAAGGAAGCACAGATGATGAGTTAAGCCCAACTTGTGTATCTTCTTTGCTGGGCATTAGGATAGAGGCAGTTGCCGCAGGGTTATGGCATACCGTTTGTGTTTCTGCTGATGGTGATGTCTACTCATTTGGTGGGAATCAGTTTGGACAGTTGGGAACTGGTGGTGACCAGGCAGAG ACTCTCCCCAGACTCTTGGAAGCTCCAAGCTTGGAAAATATACATGCGAAAACAGTTTCTTGTGGGGCTCGCCACAGTGCTATAATCACAG AGGATGGAAAAGTATTCTGCTGGGGATGGAACAAGTATGGCCAG CTTGGCTTGGGTGATGTGATTGACCGCAACATTCCTTCTCAAGTTACCATCGATGGCTGTGTCCCTAAAACTGTAGCTTGTGGCTGGTGGCATACCCTTCTTCTAGCCGAGTCACCTACTTGA
- the LOC133696145 gene encoding uncharacterized protein LOC133696145 has translation MSVVDKSAKPAKMRWGELDEEDGEDLDFLLPPKQVIGPDENGIKKVIEYKFNDDGNKVKITTTTRVRKLAKARLSKRAVERRNWSKFGDAIHEDVGSRLTMVSTEEILLERPRAHGAKADETKIAGDNLAQLGKGGAVLMVCRTCGKKGDHWTSRCPYKDLAQPPETFIDKPAATETAMAATGATKGAYVPPSMRAGAERTVGSDMRRRNEENSVRVTNLSEDTREPDLLELFRTFGQVSRVYVAIDQKTGVSRGFGFVNFVSKEDAERAINKLNGYGYDNLILRVEWATPRTN, from the exons ATGTCTGTAGTAGACAAATCAGCGAAGCCAGCCAAGATGCGTTGGGGAGAACTAGACGAGGAAGATGGGGAAGATCTAGACTTTTTATTACCTCCCAAACAAGTGATTGGGCCTGATGAGAACGGGATAAAAAAGGTGATCGAGTATAAATTCAACGACGATGGTAATAAGGTTAAAATTACTACCACCACGCGAGTTCGCAAGCTCGCCAAGGCTCGGTTGAGCAAGCGGGCCGTGGAGAGGCGAAACTGGTCCAAGTTCGGAGATGCCATTCATGAGGATGTTGGTAGCAGGCTTACTATGGTTTCAACTGAAGAGATCTTGCTTGAAAGGCCTAGAGCTCATg GTGCCAAAGCAGATGAAACCAAGATAGCTGGAGATAACTTGGCTCAGCTAGGTAAAGGAGGGGCTGTTCTCATGGTTTGCAGAACTTGTGGTAAGAAAGGAGATCACTGGACATCACGATGCCCATACAAGGATCTTGCTCAACCACCCGAAACCTTTATTGACAAACCCGCTGCAACGGAGACAGCTATGGCTGCCACCGGAGCAACCAAGGGTGCTTATGTCCCGCCAAGCATGAGGGCAGGTGCAGAGAGAACTGTTGGATCAGATATGAGGCGCAGGAACGAAGAAAATTCAGTTCGGGTTACCAATTTATCAGAGGACACCAGGGAGCCTGATCTGCTTGAACTATTCCGCACATTTGGTCAAGTGAGCCGTGTCTATGTTGCTATTGATCAGAAGACCGGTGTCAGCAGGGGCTTTGGTTTTGTCAACTTTGTAAGCAAGGAAGATGCTGAGAGGGCAATAAACAAGCTCAACGGATATGGTTATGACAATCTAATTCTTCGAGTCGAATGGGCAACACCCAGAACAAACTAG
- the LOC133696144 gene encoding ultraviolet-B receptor UVR8-like isoform X1, producing MNGEGKEEAVKMEVNNERLVFMWGYLPGALPQRSPISSPLAVRSTVYAWKDVCGGGCGFAMAISESGKLITWGSTDDLGQSYVTSGKHGETPEAFPLPTEASIVEAAAGWAHCVAATDTGEVYTWGWKECIPSGKVFGDPSGAGGSAKDAFERQNLFFTEQVSPRSQGSRSSSGSGTLSGVDGRGSGDESTKRRRIASAKQAAESSSAGDETLSALPCLVTLNPGVRVATVAAGGRHTLALSDIGQVWGWGYGGEGQLGLGSRIRMVSSPHPIPCIDSAYGKDRAVVLSRGGMTSEGQSFRVPGSHVKGIACGGRHSAVITDAGALLTFGWGLYGQCGQGSTDDELSPTCVSSLLGIRIEAVAAGLWHTVCVSADGDVYSFGGNQFGQLGTGGDQAETLPRLLEAPSLENIHAKTVSCGARHSAIITEDGKVFCWGWNKYGQLGLGDVIDRNIPSQVTIDGCVPKTVACGWWHTLLLAESPT from the exons ATGAATGGGGAGGGAAAGGAAGAAGCAGTGAAAATGGAGGTGAACAATGAGAGATTGGTTTTTATGTGGGGTTATTTACCGGGTGCTTTGCCGCAAAGGTCGCCTATTTCGTCTCCGCTTGCTGTCAGGTCGACGGTGTATGCGTGGAAGGATGTTTGTGGTGGCGGTTGCGGTTTCGCCATGGCCATTTCTG AGTCTGGAAAGCTCATTACATGGGGTTCAACAGATGATCTAGGTCAAAGCTATGTCACATCCGGGAAGCATGGG gaAACTCCCGAGGCTTTCCCTCTCCCAACTGAGGCTTCCATTGTAGAAGCTGCTGCTGGTTGGGCGCATTGTGTAGCAGCTACAG ACACTGGAGAAGTCTATACATGGGGTTGGAAAGAATGTATTCCCTCAGGGAAAGTCTTTGGAGATCCATCAGGGGCGGGAGGATCAGCAAAGGATGCGTTTGAAAGACAGAATCTGTTTTTTACAGAACAAG TCAGCCCTCGCTCGCAAGGTTCGAGGTCTAGCAGTGGAAGTGGAACCTTGTCTGGGGTTGATGGTAGAGGAAGTGGAGATGAAAGTACAAAGAGGCGGAGAATAGCATCAGCAAAACAAGCAGCCGAAAGCTCATCTGCCGGAGATGAAACACTCTCAGCATTGCCATGCCTAGTAACTCTTAACCCGGGAGTGAGGGTTGCCACTGTTGCTGCTGGCGGGCGCCACACTTTAGCATTGTCAG ATATAGGACAGGTGTGGGGTTGGGGCTATGGTGGCGAAGGGCAGCTTGGTTTGGGCTCCCGGATACGTATGGTGTCCTCTCCTCATCCCATACCTTGCATTGACTCTGCTTACGGAAAAGATAGAGCTGTAGTGCTTTCTCGAGGGGGCATGACTTCAGAGGGACAGAGTTTTAGAGTTCCTGGAAGTCATGTTAAGGGGATTGCTTGTGGAGGTCGACACAGTGCGGTAATTACAG ATGCTGGAGCACTGCTTACTTTTGGCTGGGGACTTTATGgacag tgtGGTCAAGGAAGCACAGATGATGAGTTAAGCCCAACTTGTGTATCTTCTTTGCTGGGCATTAGGATAGAGGCAGTTGCCGCAGGGTTATGGCATACCGTTTGTGTTTCTGCTGATGGTGATGTCTACTCATTTGGTGGGAATCAGTTTGGACAGTTGGGAACTGGTGGTGACCAGGCAGAG ACTCTCCCCAGACTCTTGGAAGCTCCAAGCTTGGAAAATATACATGCGAAAACAGTTTCTTGTGGGGCTCGCCACAGTGCTATAATCACAG AGGATGGAAAAGTATTCTGCTGGGGATGGAACAAGTATGGCCAG CTTGGCTTGGGTGATGTGATTGACCGCAACATTCCTTCTCAAGTTACCATCGATGGCTGTGTCCCTAAAACTGTAGCTTGTGGCTGGTGGCATACCCTTCTTCTAGCCGAGTCACCTACTTGA
- the LOC133695845 gene encoding mannose-1-phosphate guanylyltransferase 1: protein MKALILVGGFGTRLRPLTLSVPKPLVEFANKPMILHQIEALKAIGVTEVVLAINYQPEVMLNFLKDFETKLEIKITCSQETEPLGTAGPLALARDKLIDGSGEPFFVLNSDVISEYPLKQMIEFHKVHGGEASIMVTKVDEPSKYGVVVTEESTGKVERFVEKPKIFVGNKINAGIYLLNPSVLDRIELRPTSIEKEVFPKIAAEDKLYAMVLPGFWMDIGQPRDYITGLRLYLDSLRKNSSSKLANGPHIVGNVLVDETAKIGEGCLIGPDVAIGPGCIVESGVRLSRCSVMRGVRIKKHACISSSIIGWHSTVGQWARVENLTILGEDVHVCDEIYSNGGVVLPHKEIKSSILKPEIVM, encoded by the exons ATGAAGGCACTGATCCTTGTTGGAGGGTTTGGAACACGGTTGAGGCCGTTAACTCTCAGTGTCCCTAAACCACTTGTTGAATTTGCCAACAAACCTATGATCCTGCATCAG ATAGAGGCTCTCAAGGCTATTGGAGTGACTGAAGTTGTTTTGGCTATCAACTACCAACCTGAG GTGATGCTGAACTTCCTGAAGGATTTTGAGACAAAGCTTGAGATTAAGATCACGTGCTCACAAGAGACTGAGCCACTTGGCACTGCTGGTCCTTTGGCACTGGCAAGAGACAAGTTAATCGATGGTTCTGGTGAACCATTTTTTGTTCTCAATAGTGATGTTATCAGCGAATACCCACTCAAACAAATGATAGAATTCCACAAAGTCCATGGCGGGGAGGCTTCCATAATGGTGACCAAG GTGGATGAACCATCAAAGTATGGTGTTGTGGTAACGGAAGAATCCACGGGAAAAGTTGAGAGATTTGtggaaaaaccaaaaatatttgttgGTAACAAAATCAATGCCGGAATTTATCTGTTGAACCCATCTGTTCTTGATAGAATTGAACTGAGGCCCACCTCAATTGAGAAAGAGGTCTTCCCGAAAATTGCAGCGGAGGACAAGCTCTACGCAATGGTGCTTCCAGGGTTTTGGATGGACATTGGACAACCAAGAGACTATATTACTGGCCTCAGACTCTATCTAGATTCCCTTCGAAAAAATTCCTCATCTAAGTTGGCCAATGGTCCCCATATTGTGGGAAATGTTTTGGTGGATGAGACTGCCAAGATTGGAGAGGGTTGTTTGATTGGACCTGATGTTGCAATAGGACCAGGATGCATTGTTGAGTCTGGAGTTAGACTCTCTCGTTGCTCTGTGATGCGTGGAGTTCGCATCAAGAAGCATGCTTGCATATCTAGCAGTATCATCGGATGGCACTCCACCGTTGGGCAATGGGCCCGTGTAGAGAACTTAACAATCCTCGGAGAAGATGTCCATGTTTGTGATGAAATTTACAGCAACGGAGGTGTGGTTTTACCCCACAAAGAGATCAAATCAAGCATTTTGAAGCCAGAGATAGTTATGTGA